A genomic window from Longimicrobium sp. includes:
- a CDS encoding SusD/RagB family nutrient-binding outer membrane lipoprotein, whose translation MRTSKLFAAASALALALGASACDAGLTEINENPNDPEVVPADNVFASGVSAGVSRVFGANFNMTLTALWAQHMAKIQYIDEDRYDLRDQAVNTHWTAFYSGPLRDFQDVVNSGKANTRPNVEAQGLVMRSWLYQIMTDAWGDIPYSEALQGTGEVRIVTPKYDTQEQIYTGILADLKRANDIITPAGQAVTAGDLIYGGDVTHWKKFANSLRLRAAMRLSQVNPTLSRTEAAAAIAAGVFTDNDDNALLHFTESAPSQSPLYLNQLGYGGQRDDHGVSATMVNTLKALNDPRLPVYAQPAPSDAQYRGAMNGPTDANAAQINTISRLGEYFLAADWPAPLMTYAEVLFLRAEATQRGYVAGDAAALYRAGIRASMEMYDVPTASINAYIAQPSVAYNGLTSIAQQKWIALFMNGPEAYSEIRRLNSPTLTPASGSVIGARIPVRIFYPTNEESYNKANLEAAVARNGGQGIPEGLLTPVWWDK comes from the coding sequence ATGAGAACTTCGAAACTCTTTGCCGCCGCGTCCGCGCTGGCGCTCGCCCTTGGGGCGAGCGCCTGCGACGCGGGGCTGACCGAGATCAACGAGAACCCGAACGACCCCGAGGTGGTGCCGGCGGACAACGTGTTCGCCAGCGGTGTATCGGCCGGGGTGAGCCGCGTGTTCGGGGCGAACTTCAACATGACGCTGACGGCCCTGTGGGCGCAGCACATGGCGAAGATCCAGTACATCGACGAGGACCGCTACGACCTGCGCGACCAGGCGGTGAACACCCACTGGACCGCGTTCTACTCGGGGCCGCTCCGCGACTTCCAGGACGTGGTCAACAGCGGCAAGGCGAACACCCGCCCCAACGTGGAAGCGCAGGGGCTGGTGATGCGCTCCTGGCTGTACCAGATCATGACGGACGCGTGGGGCGACATTCCGTACTCCGAGGCCCTTCAGGGCACCGGTGAGGTGCGGATCGTCACGCCCAAGTACGACACCCAGGAGCAGATCTACACCGGGATCCTGGCGGACCTCAAGCGCGCGAACGACATCATCACTCCCGCCGGGCAGGCCGTGACCGCGGGCGACCTGATCTACGGCGGTGACGTCACGCACTGGAAGAAGTTCGCGAACTCGCTGCGGCTGCGCGCGGCCATGCGCCTGTCGCAGGTGAACCCGACCCTGTCGCGCACGGAGGCGGCGGCCGCCATCGCGGCGGGCGTGTTCACGGACAACGACGACAACGCCCTGCTCCACTTCACGGAGTCGGCGCCCAGCCAGAGCCCGCTGTACCTCAACCAACTGGGGTACGGCGGCCAGCGCGACGATCATGGTGTCAGCGCCACCATGGTCAACACGCTGAAGGCGCTCAACGACCCGCGCCTCCCGGTGTACGCGCAGCCCGCACCGTCGGACGCGCAGTACCGCGGCGCCATGAACGGCCCCACGGACGCCAACGCCGCGCAGATCAACACGATCTCGCGTCTGGGCGAGTACTTCCTGGCGGCCGACTGGCCGGCGCCGCTGATGACCTACGCGGAGGTGCTGTTCCTTCGCGCCGAGGCGACCCAGCGCGGCTACGTGGCGGGTGACGCCGCGGCGCTGTACCGGGCGGGCATCCGCGCCTCGATGGAGATGTACGACGTGCCCACGGCGAGCATCAACGCGTACATCGCCCAGCCGTCGGTGGCGTACAACGGGCTGACCTCGATCGCGCAGCAGAAGTGGATCGCGCTGTTCATGAACGGCCCCGAGGCGTACTCCGAAATCCGCCGCCTGAACTCGCCGACCCTCACCCCGGCTTCGGGGAGCGTGATCGGCGCGCGGATCCCGGTGCGGATCTTCTACCCGACCAACGAGGAGTCGTACAACAAGGCGAACCTCGAGGCGGCCGTCGCACGCAACGGCGGCCAGGGCATCCCCGAGGGGCTGCTTACGCCGGTGTGGTGGGACAAGTAG
- a CDS encoding SusD/RagB family nutrient-binding outer membrane lipoprotein, protein MTRNRWFGRALGAAAIAGSLGACDFIQTTEVDPNTVPTANVDQHFTSAQVSAYFFTESNLSRIFSMWLQQMAGVGSQYVGSEKFDTPVQEDEFDAEFTNLYSRGGLLNIRQGITKAEAAGETSYAGILRVMEAFHMGLGASIWGDLPYSEAVNASINTPKLDPQEAVYARVQAVLDSAITQMAANQGNGPGTADQNFGGNLTQWTAVAHTLKARFYLHWEEAQRPGSPNAAKANVACGGNCLDRAIASANLGIKTDAGTWKTIHSSDGNERNLIYRFISVDRPGYIAGGKFGVDQLKLRNDPRLPVIYSPATAQGLAGQYVGSTPGETDKNDPGENASSLSASGYGAADFSLPIVSCAENNFILAEAHQRKGSFGPAQAALLAGVACEQTRLGVSGIPVNGTLTGGALLDEIMFQKYYALFLNPEVYNDYKRTCRPSGLISTSDVVVADMPRRVPYGATERQTNAANIPTTDKQPLFNSNDPFDC, encoded by the coding sequence ATGACACGCAATAGATGGTTCGGCCGCGCCCTGGGCGCGGCCGCGATCGCCGGCTCGCTCGGGGCGTGCGACTTCATCCAGACGACCGAAGTCGACCCCAACACGGTGCCTACGGCGAACGTCGACCAGCACTTCACCTCGGCGCAGGTTTCGGCGTACTTCTTCACCGAGTCGAACCTGTCGCGCATCTTCTCGATGTGGCTGCAGCAGATGGCCGGCGTCGGGAGCCAGTACGTCGGCAGCGAGAAGTTCGACACGCCGGTGCAGGAAGACGAGTTCGACGCCGAGTTCACCAACCTGTACTCGCGCGGCGGGCTGCTGAACATCCGCCAGGGGATCACCAAGGCCGAGGCCGCGGGTGAGACCTCGTACGCGGGGATACTGCGGGTGATGGAGGCCTTCCACATGGGGCTGGGCGCCAGCATCTGGGGCGACCTGCCGTACTCGGAGGCGGTGAACGCGTCGATCAACACGCCGAAGCTGGACCCGCAGGAGGCGGTGTACGCCCGCGTGCAGGCCGTGCTGGACAGCGCCATCACGCAGATGGCGGCGAACCAGGGGAACGGCCCGGGAACCGCCGACCAGAACTTCGGCGGCAACCTGACGCAGTGGACGGCGGTGGCGCACACGCTGAAGGCGCGCTTCTACCTGCACTGGGAAGAGGCGCAGCGCCCCGGCTCGCCCAACGCGGCGAAGGCGAACGTAGCCTGCGGCGGCAACTGCCTGGACCGCGCGATCGCCTCGGCCAACCTCGGCATCAAGACCGATGCGGGTACGTGGAAGACGATCCACTCGTCGGACGGCAACGAGCGGAACCTGATCTACCGGTTCATCTCCGTGGACCGTCCTGGGTACATCGCGGGCGGCAAGTTCGGAGTGGACCAGCTGAAGCTCCGCAACGATCCGCGCCTTCCGGTGATCTACAGCCCCGCCACTGCCCAGGGGTTGGCGGGCCAGTACGTCGGCTCCACGCCGGGCGAGACGGACAAGAACGACCCGGGCGAGAACGCTTCGTCGCTCAGCGCGTCGGGCTACGGGGCCGCGGACTTCTCGCTGCCGATCGTCTCGTGCGCGGAGAACAACTTCATCCTCGCCGAGGCGCACCAGCGGAAGGGGAGCTTCGGTCCGGCGCAGGCCGCGCTGCTGGCGGGCGTGGCGTGCGAGCAGACGCGCCTTGGCGTGAGCGGCATTCCGGTGAACGGCACGCTCACGGGCGGCGCGCTCCTGGACGAGATCATGTTCCAGAAGTACTACGCGCTGTTCCTCAACCCGGAAGTCTACAACGACTACAAGCGGACGTGCCGTCCGTCCGGGCTGATCAGCACCTCCGACGTGGTGGTGGCGGACATGCCGCGCCGCGTGCCGTACGGCGCGACGGAACGGCAGACCAACGCCGCGAACATTCCGACGACCGACAAGCAGCCGCTGTTCAACTCGAACGATCCGTTCGACTGCTGA
- a CDS encoding SusC/RagA family TonB-linked outer membrane protein yields the protein MREVRWLFAAVVAAATASTPLAAQEPATVTGRVTNAAGAPESAVTVRISSLAAGTTTAQDGTYRLVVPASRLQSARQVTITASRVGLAPQSRTVTLSPGAALTQNFQLGAQALGLEGLVVTALGITREDRAMSTSVQSVQGSDLTQARETNVVNSLSGKVAGVTVTNAGPQGGSARVVIRGANSIAGNNQPLFVVDGVPVSNASPSYGANRGFGGVDYGNAAGDINPDLIESVTVLKGPNAAALYGSRAANGAIVITTKRGRQGRSQLTVSQNLSRETPLRLPTYQNEYGQGLGGKFAYVNGKGGGTWDGVDESWGPRLDGTIRPQFFGEGPWEAHPNNVRDFFDTGLTSNTNVQFSAGNERSDALISASHLNQAGMYPGMELRRTTVAVNGGTSLSNRVRANASVQYINSDGNNRPGVGYEGDNPMLQFVWFGRQVDTNRLRQTRDENGNMYNWNHNYHSNPFWIAQENENTDARDRLIGNVSGTYNFTDWLSATVRSGTDFYQDQRQRNFAAGTVGVNLQNGSVGSNGAFNTWDVFFQETNTDLLIRADRSLGDHFTVDASVGGNRRDQETRNEYTEVLNLTAPDVFNLGNRAEDPYSDVYRTDKRVNSLYGQANFGYRDMVFVDVTGRNDWSSTLPEGNNSYFYPSLSGSVILTDVFPSFDLANTLSFAKLRASWARVGNDADPYQLRNTYTSLDPFNGVPTFTVPNTIANADLKPEQTESVEFGAEMRFLRDRAALEVTYYDAATTNQILTAPVSAASGFTAQVVNAGRVTNRGIEVQANLVPLRLSNGFEWSVTTNYARNRNRVEELVEGISTVQLGSYWGVTSEAREGEKYGALFGTPYRRVTDPNSRFFGQKIIGATGVPLRGSAKEVLGHYTPDWIGSLRNEFRFRGAHLSFLLDARQGGEIFSVTHMFGRYAGVLEETLAGREEDLVIEGVRIVGNDTIANTVGVDGESYWGGLYNLHEAHITDGSFVKLREVVLGYNVPTSMTRRFGVAGMNVSLVGRNLKLWTDTPHIDPETAFDASNAQGFEFGQFPSARSWGFNISVTP from the coding sequence ATGAGAGAAGTCCGTTGGCTTTTCGCGGCGGTCGTCGCCGCGGCCACGGCGTCCACTCCGCTGGCGGCCCAGGAGCCGGCAACGGTGACCGGACGTGTGACCAACGCGGCAGGCGCTCCCGAAAGCGCCGTGACCGTGCGCATCAGCTCCCTTGCGGCCGGCACCACCACGGCGCAGGACGGCACGTACCGCCTGGTGGTTCCCGCGTCGCGCCTGCAGTCGGCGCGCCAGGTCACCATCACCGCTTCGCGCGTGGGCCTCGCCCCGCAGTCGCGCACGGTGACGCTCTCCCCGGGTGCCGCGCTCACGCAGAACTTCCAGCTCGGCGCGCAGGCGCTCGGCCTTGAAGGGCTGGTGGTGACCGCGCTCGGCATCACGCGCGAAGACCGCGCCATGTCGACCTCGGTGCAGAGCGTGCAGGGCTCGGACCTCACGCAGGCCCGCGAGACGAACGTCGTCAACTCGCTCTCCGGCAAGGTGGCCGGCGTGACGGTGACCAACGCCGGCCCGCAGGGCGGCTCGGCGCGCGTGGTGATCCGCGGCGCCAACTCCATCGCCGGCAACAACCAGCCGCTGTTCGTGGTGGACGGCGTGCCGGTGAGCAACGCTTCGCCCAGCTACGGCGCGAACCGCGGCTTCGGCGGCGTGGACTACGGCAATGCCGCCGGCGACATCAACCCGGACCTCATCGAGTCGGTGACGGTCCTCAAGGGGCCCAACGCGGCGGCGCTCTACGGGTCGCGCGCGGCGAACGGCGCCATCGTCATCACCACCAAGCGTGGCCGCCAGGGCCGCAGCCAGCTCACGGTCAGCCAGAACCTGAGCCGCGAGACGCCGCTGCGCCTGCCCACCTACCAGAACGAGTACGGCCAGGGGCTGGGCGGCAAGTTCGCGTACGTGAACGGCAAGGGCGGCGGCACCTGGGACGGCGTGGACGAGAGCTGGGGCCCGCGCCTCGACGGCACGATCCGCCCGCAGTTCTTTGGCGAGGGCCCGTGGGAGGCGCACCCGAACAACGTGCGTGACTTCTTCGACACCGGCCTCACCTCCAACACCAACGTGCAGTTCAGCGCGGGCAACGAGCGCTCGGACGCGCTCATCTCGGCCTCGCACCTGAACCAGGCGGGGATGTACCCGGGGATGGAGCTGCGCCGCACCACCGTGGCGGTCAACGGCGGCACGAGCCTCTCCAACCGGGTGCGCGCCAACGCCTCGGTGCAGTACATCAACTCCGACGGCAACAACCGTCCGGGCGTCGGCTACGAGGGCGACAACCCGATGCTGCAGTTCGTGTGGTTCGGCCGCCAGGTGGACACCAACCGTCTTCGTCAGACGCGCGACGAGAACGGGAACATGTACAACTGGAACCACAACTACCACTCGAACCCGTTCTGGATCGCGCAGGAGAACGAGAACACCGACGCGCGCGACCGCCTCATCGGCAACGTGTCGGGCACGTACAACTTCACCGACTGGCTGAGCGCGACCGTGCGCTCGGGCACGGACTTCTACCAGGACCAGCGCCAGCGCAACTTCGCCGCCGGCACGGTGGGCGTGAACCTGCAGAACGGCTCGGTGGGCAGCAACGGCGCGTTCAACACCTGGGACGTGTTCTTCCAGGAGACGAACACGGACCTCCTGATCCGCGCCGACCGCAGCCTGGGCGACCACTTCACGGTGGACGCGAGCGTCGGCGGCAACCGCCGCGACCAGGAGACGCGCAACGAGTACACCGAGGTGCTCAACCTGACGGCCCCGGACGTGTTCAACCTGGGCAACCGCGCGGAAGACCCGTACTCGGACGTGTACCGCACGGACAAGCGTGTGAACTCGCTGTACGGGCAGGCGAACTTCGGGTACCGCGACATGGTGTTCGTGGACGTGACGGGGCGCAACGACTGGTCCTCCACGCTTCCCGAGGGGAACAACTCGTACTTCTACCCGTCGCTCTCCGGCTCGGTGATCCTGACGGACGTCTTCCCGTCGTTCGACCTGGCCAACACCCTCAGCTTCGCCAAGCTGCGCGCGAGCTGGGCGCGGGTGGGCAACGACGCGGACCCGTACCAGCTGCGCAACACCTACACTTCGCTGGACCCGTTCAACGGCGTTCCCACCTTCACGGTGCCGAACACCATCGCGAACGCGGACCTGAAGCCGGAGCAGACCGAGTCGGTGGAGTTCGGCGCCGAGATGCGCTTCCTGCGCGACCGCGCGGCGCTGGAGGTGACGTACTACGACGCCGCCACCACCAACCAGATCCTGACGGCGCCGGTATCGGCCGCCAGCGGGTTCACGGCCCAGGTGGTGAACGCGGGCCGTGTGACTAACCGCGGCATCGAAGTGCAGGCCAACCTGGTGCCGCTGCGCCTGAGCAACGGCTTCGAGTGGAGCGTGACGACCAACTACGCGCGCAACCGCAACCGCGTCGAGGAGCTGGTCGAGGGGATCAGCACCGTGCAGCTCGGCTCGTACTGGGGCGTGACGTCGGAAGCGCGCGAGGGCGAGAAGTACGGCGCGCTGTTCGGCACCCCCTACCGCCGCGTCACCGACCCGAACAGCCGCTTCTTCGGCCAGAAGATCATCGGCGCGACCGGCGTTCCGCTGCGCGGCTCAGCCAAGGAAGTGCTCGGGCACTACACGCCGGACTGGATCGGCTCGCTGCGCAACGAGTTCCGCTTCCGCGGCGCGCACCTGTCGTTCCTGCTCGACGCGCGCCAGGGCGGCGAGATCTTCTCGGTGACCCACATGTTCGGCCGCTACGCGGGCGTGCTCGAGGAGACGCTTGCGGGGCGCGAGGAAGACCTGGTGATCGAAGGGGTGCGGATCGTGGGCAACGACACGATCGCGAACACCGTGGGTGTGGATGGCGAATCGTACTGGGGCGGGCTCTACAACCTGCACGAGGCGCACATCACCGACGGCTCCTTCGTGAAGCTGCGCGAAGTGGTGCTGGGGTACAACGTCCCCACCTCCATGACCCGCCGGTTCGGCGTCGCGGGGATGAACGTCTCCCTGGTGGGCCGCAACCTGAAGCTGTGGACGGATACCCCGCACATCGACCCTGAGACGGCGTTCGACGCCAGCAACGCCCAGGGCTTCGAGTTCGGGCAGTTCCCGTCCGCCCGGAGCTGGGGCTTCAACATCTCCGTGACCCCCTAA
- a CDS encoding glycosyltransferase N-terminal domain-containing protein, with product MAISERIYTLALAAARPLLPLAARGEGKLARGIRGRRGILQRMATWANAERDPSRPLVWFHAPSVGEGLQARAVVEALRARRPELQVAYTYFSPSAESFARTVAADFTDYLPFDLARDVGRALDLLRPRVFAFSKTDVWPVLTREASARGVRLALLSATLPASSSRLGGVARAVLAPAYGRLDLVAAISPSDADRFAALGVPPERRTVMGDARFDQVWERAARVDRGSPLLAPFVGWSGLTLVAGSTWPADEDHLIPALARLRTEGLPLRLLLVPHEPTEAHLARAEAVLRAYDLPHVRLSAVEAGAEVPAVTLVDRVGILGDLYAVADLAYVGGGFGTAGLHSVLEPAAFGAPVLFGPRHANAREAAELIAAGGAFKVAGTPHLIETLRRLADPAVRQPSGAAARRYVEAGRGAALRGAEIVEGLAGG from the coding sequence ATGGCCATCTCGGAACGCATCTACACCCTGGCCCTCGCCGCGGCGCGTCCGCTCCTCCCGCTGGCCGCGCGCGGAGAGGGGAAGCTGGCGCGCGGCATCCGTGGGCGGCGGGGCATCCTGCAGCGGATGGCCACCTGGGCGAATGCGGAGCGTGACCCCTCGCGGCCGCTCGTCTGGTTCCACGCGCCGAGCGTGGGCGAGGGGCTGCAGGCGCGTGCCGTCGTGGAAGCGCTCCGTGCCCGCCGCCCCGAGCTCCAGGTGGCGTACACCTACTTCTCGCCCTCCGCCGAGTCGTTCGCGCGCACCGTCGCCGCGGACTTCACGGACTACCTGCCGTTCGACCTGGCGCGCGACGTGGGGCGCGCGCTGGACCTGCTGCGCCCGCGGGTTTTCGCCTTCTCCAAGACGGACGTGTGGCCCGTCCTCACGCGCGAGGCTAGCGCGCGAGGCGTGCGGCTGGCGCTCCTGAGCGCTACCCTCCCCGCCTCCTCCAGCAGGCTGGGCGGCGTCGCGCGCGCGGTGCTGGCCCCCGCGTACGGACGCCTGGACCTCGTCGCCGCGATATCTCCGTCCGATGCGGACCGCTTCGCCGCCCTGGGCGTCCCTCCCGAACGGCGCACGGTGATGGGTGACGCGCGCTTCGACCAGGTATGGGAGCGCGCCGCCCGTGTGGATCGCGGCTCTCCGCTGCTGGCGCCGTTCGTGGGATGGTCCGGCCTTACCCTGGTCGCCGGCTCCACCTGGCCGGCGGACGAGGACCACCTCATCCCCGCGCTTGCACGCCTGCGCACGGAAGGGCTCCCCCTCCGCCTCCTCCTGGTACCGCACGAGCCCACGGAGGCGCACCTCGCCCGCGCCGAAGCCGTCCTCCGCGCTTACGACCTGCCGCACGTCCGCCTCTCCGCGGTGGAAGCGGGCGCGGAGGTGCCCGCCGTGACGCTGGTGGACCGCGTCGGCATCCTGGGCGACCTGTACGCGGTGGCGGATCTGGCGTACGTGGGGGGCGGCTTCGGCACCGCGGGGCTGCACTCGGTGCTGGAGCCGGCGGCGTTCGGGGCGCCGGTCCTCTTTGGACCGCGCCACGCCAACGCCCGCGAAGCGGCCGAGCTGATCGCGGCCGGTGGGGCCTTCAAGGTCGCCGGCACCCCGCACCTGATCGAGACGCTGCGCCGCCTGGCCGACCCCGCCGTGCGCCAGCCCTCCGGCGCCGCCGCCCGCCGCTACGTCGAAGCCGGGCGCGGCGCGGCGCTGCGAGGTGCGGAGATCGTTGAGGGGCTGGCCGGCGGTTGA
- a CDS encoding type 1 glutamine amidotransferase domain-containing protein codes for MRNDSLEGLRVAVLAADGFEQVELTSPVEDLEDRGAEVEIISIHPGRIRGVNGMYPGKKVKVSYTLDEIGVEDYDALLLPGGLANPDALRQNERVLDFVSAFNSQGKPIAMICHAPWVLISAGMVSGRRLTSWPGIKHDVLNAGGLWTDEPVVRDRNWVSSRAPHDLPVFNQAVAELFAEHVPVHVEEEEEGGTLGVLVGGVAAAAAGYAVWRYLQARADRYEEAPAPREYTSAAPAPVPAPTPATAATPMPEVAPMPPSTPAVTPTGDVELERVVIVGDVVDR; via the coding sequence ATGCGAAACGACAGCCTGGAAGGACTTAGAGTAGCGGTGCTCGCGGCGGACGGCTTCGAGCAGGTGGAGCTCACCTCGCCCGTGGAGGATCTGGAGGACCGTGGTGCCGAGGTGGAGATCATCTCCATCCACCCGGGGCGCATCCGCGGCGTGAACGGGATGTACCCGGGGAAGAAGGTGAAGGTGAGCTACACGCTGGACGAGATCGGCGTGGAGGACTACGACGCGCTCCTCCTCCCCGGGGGCCTCGCCAACCCCGACGCGCTGCGCCAGAACGAGCGCGTGCTGGACTTCGTCTCCGCCTTCAACTCGCAGGGGAAGCCGATCGCCATGATCTGCCATGCGCCCTGGGTGCTGATTTCCGCGGGGATGGTGTCGGGCAGGCGGCTGACCTCGTGGCCGGGGATCAAGCACGACGTTCTGAACGCCGGCGGACTGTGGACGGACGAGCCGGTGGTGCGCGACCGCAACTGGGTCTCCAGCCGCGCGCCGCACGACCTGCCGGTGTTCAACCAGGCCGTCGCCGAACTCTTCGCCGAGCACGTCCCGGTTCACGTGGAGGAGGAGGAAGAGGGAGGAACGCTGGGCGTGCTGGTGGGCGGAGTCGCCGCCGCCGCGGCCGGGTACGCGGTCTGGCGCTACCTCCAGGCCCGCGCGGATCGCTACGAAGAGGCGCCCGCGCCGCGCGAGTACACCTCGGCCGCGCCTGCCCCCGTGCCGGCCCCCACCCCCGCGACGGCCGCCACCCCCATGCCCGAGGTCGCGCCGATGCCACCCTCCACCCCCGCCGTCACGCCGACGGGCGACGTGGAGCTGGAGCGCGTCGTGATCGTGGGCGACGTCGTGGACCGGTAG
- the ftsH gene encoding ATP-dependent zinc metalloprotease FtsH encodes MARLLRPPGAMATPPNVPNERRKAGNDRRTKSGGFDPRRTRFGIGPLLLFLAALLALNVLFTNRGPTKLGYSELKGRIRQGQVARATLSTTAITAVPRDSVGPKGRVVWRSERIVGEDAALTGILDQAGVRYEYEQPSRWTGLVMLFLPLLVLVGLFTFFTRRMNPTQGVLTVGKSRARIVGEEGTGVTFDDVAGVDEAKQETYEVVEFLKHPEKFAKLGAKIPKGVLLVGPPGTGKTLLARAVAGEAGVTFFSISGAEFVEMFVGVGAARVRDLFAQAKAQSPCIIFIDELDALGKARGPGGVLGGNDEREQTLNQLLVEMDGFDPRMAVIIMAATNRPEILDPALLRPGRFDRQILVDRPDVNGRLEILRIHAKDVQLGEDVNLEKIARRTPGFVGADLANLLNEAALLAARRDLAAVTLKEIDDAVDRIIAGLEKKNRLINEKERTIVAYHEAGHAIVAERVPTADPVHKISIIPRGVAALGYTQQLPTEDRYLLTKQELMDRIAVLLGGRVAEEIVFNEISTGAGNDLERVTELARSMVMEYGMSRELGPVNLAGPRRSQFLQGSDGGTSQRSYSEETARAIDAEIRGLIDGTYERVRRILTQDREVLEVLSQRLLEVEVVDEADLRRIMNLPPRTHEPSEDRIVVPPPPKGGLMDDDTRAASSARGADR; translated from the coding sequence GTGGCCCGCCTCTTGCGCCCGCCCGGCGCCATGGCAACTCCTCCCAACGTTCCCAACGAACGCCGAAAAGCAGGCAACGACCGGCGGACGAAGAGCGGCGGGTTCGATCCGCGGCGCACCCGCTTCGGCATCGGGCCCCTCCTCCTCTTCCTGGCGGCGCTGCTGGCGCTCAACGTCCTGTTCACCAACCGCGGCCCCACCAAATTGGGGTACAGCGAGCTCAAGGGCCGCATCCGCCAGGGCCAGGTGGCGCGCGCCACCCTAAGCACCACCGCCATCACCGCCGTGCCGCGCGACTCCGTGGGCCCCAAGGGGCGCGTGGTGTGGCGCAGCGAGCGCATCGTGGGCGAGGACGCGGCACTGACCGGAATCCTGGACCAGGCGGGGGTGCGCTACGAGTACGAGCAGCCCTCCCGCTGGACCGGGCTGGTGATGCTCTTCCTCCCCCTGCTGGTGCTGGTGGGGCTCTTCACCTTCTTCACCCGCCGCATGAACCCCACGCAGGGTGTGCTCACGGTGGGAAAGAGCCGCGCGCGCATCGTGGGCGAGGAGGGGACGGGCGTCACCTTCGACGACGTGGCGGGGGTGGACGAGGCGAAGCAGGAGACGTACGAGGTGGTGGAGTTCCTCAAGCACCCGGAGAAGTTCGCCAAGCTGGGCGCCAAGATCCCCAAGGGCGTCCTCCTGGTGGGCCCGCCGGGGACGGGGAAGACGCTCCTGGCGCGCGCCGTGGCGGGCGAGGCGGGGGTCACCTTCTTCTCCATCAGCGGCGCCGAGTTCGTGGAGATGTTCGTGGGCGTGGGCGCCGCGCGGGTGCGCGACCTGTTCGCGCAGGCCAAGGCGCAGTCGCCGTGCATCATCTTCATCGACGAGCTGGACGCGCTGGGGAAGGCCCGCGGGCCCGGCGGCGTGCTGGGCGGCAACGACGAGCGCGAGCAGACGCTGAACCAGCTCCTGGTGGAGATGGACGGCTTCGACCCGCGCATGGCCGTCATCATCATGGCCGCCACCAACCGCCCGGAGATCCTGGACCCCGCGCTGCTGCGCCCCGGCCGCTTCGACCGGCAGATCCTGGTGGACCGCCCCGACGTCAACGGCCGGCTGGAGATCCTGCGCATCCACGCCAAGGACGTGCAGCTTGGCGAGGACGTGAACCTGGAAAAGATCGCCCGCCGCACCCCCGGCTTCGTGGGCGCGGACCTGGCGAACCTCCTCAACGAGGCGGCGCTCCTGGCCGCGCGGCGCGACCTGGCCGCGGTGACGCTCAAGGAGATCGACGACGCGGTGGACCGCATCATCGCGGGGCTGGAGAAGAAGAACCGGCTGATCAACGAGAAGGAGCGCACCATCGTGGCCTACCACGAGGCGGGCCACGCCATCGTCGCCGAGCGGGTGCCCACGGCCGACCCGGTGCACAAGATCTCCATCATCCCGCGCGGCGTGGCGGCGCTGGGCTACACGCAGCAGCTCCCCACCGAGGACCGCTACCTGCTCACCAAGCAGGAGCTGATGGACCGCATCGCCGTGCTCCTGGGCGGCCGCGTGGCGGAGGAGATCGTCTTCAACGAGATCTCCACCGGCGCGGGGAACGACCTGGAGCGGGTGACGGAGCTGGCGCGCAGCATGGTGATGGAGTACGGGATGAGCCGCGAGCTGGGCCCGGTGAACCTCGCCGGCCCGCGCCGCAGCCAGTTCCTGCAGGGCTCCGACGGCGGCACCTCGCAACGCTCGTACAGCGAGGAGACCGCCCGCGCAATTGACGCCGAGATCCGCGGCCTGATCGACGGGACGTACGAGCGGGTGCGGCGCATCCTGACGCAGGACCGCGAGGTGCTGGAGGTGCTCTCGCAGCGCCTGCTGGAGGTGGAGGTGGTGGACGAGGCGGACCTGCGGCGGATCATGAACCTTCCGCCGCGCACCCACGAGCCGTCCGAGGACCGCATCGTGGTGCCCCCGCCTCCCAAGGGCGGCCTGATGGACGACGACACCCGCGCCGCCTCGTCGGCGCGCGGCGCGGACCGATAA